The following proteins are encoded in a genomic region of Burkholderia diffusa:
- a CDS encoding sugar ABC transporter ATP-binding protein, which translates to MTNPPVVEMIGIDKAFPGVNALQRVNFRLFPGEIHALMGQNGAGKSTLINVLTGVHAHDAGEIRVGGAPVHFAAPREAEAAGIQTLYQEVNLCANLSVAENIFAGRQPMRRGAIDWKTIHARARDALAELDLSLDVTRSLDAYPIAVQQMVAIARAVSVDARVLILDEPTSSLDDGEVARLFDVLRRLKASGIAILFVTHFLEQTYAVSDRITVMRNGEREGEYLARELPVDMLVAKMTGREPMSGTLQAGAAAVQRDADAAAPFLSMQQAGRRGMMSPLDLDVRPGEIVGLAGLLGSGRTETARLAFAAERTDTGAIEIDGARKRLASPHDAVRNGIAYCPEDRKKEGIVAALSIRENIVLALQARRGWWRLIGRARQRELAETYIARLGIKARDAEQPIGLLSGGNQQKVLLARWLATEPKLLILDEPTRGIDVAAKFDIMERVLALCAQGLAILFISSEISEVVRVSHRIAVLRDRRKVAELTGAEASEEHVYQLIAGGRS; encoded by the coding sequence ATGACGAATCCGCCGGTGGTCGAGATGATCGGCATCGACAAGGCGTTCCCGGGCGTGAACGCGCTGCAGCGCGTGAACTTCCGGCTGTTTCCGGGCGAGATCCACGCGCTGATGGGCCAGAACGGCGCCGGCAAGTCGACGCTGATCAACGTGCTGACCGGCGTTCATGCGCACGATGCGGGCGAGATTCGCGTCGGCGGCGCGCCGGTGCACTTCGCCGCGCCGCGCGAGGCCGAGGCCGCGGGCATCCAGACGCTGTACCAGGAAGTGAACCTGTGCGCGAACCTGTCGGTCGCCGAGAACATCTTCGCGGGCCGGCAGCCGATGCGGCGCGGCGCGATCGACTGGAAGACGATCCATGCGCGGGCGCGCGATGCGCTCGCCGAGCTCGACCTGTCGCTCGACGTCACGCGCTCGCTCGATGCATATCCGATCGCGGTGCAGCAGATGGTCGCGATCGCGCGAGCCGTGTCGGTGGATGCGCGCGTGCTGATTCTCGACGAACCGACATCGAGCCTCGACGACGGCGAGGTCGCTCGGCTCTTCGACGTGCTGCGCCGGCTGAAGGCGTCGGGCATCGCGATCCTGTTCGTCACGCATTTTCTCGAACAGACCTATGCGGTGTCCGACCGGATCACGGTGATGCGCAACGGCGAGCGCGAGGGCGAGTATCTCGCGCGCGAATTGCCGGTCGACATGCTGGTCGCGAAGATGACTGGCCGCGAACCGATGTCCGGCACGCTGCAGGCAGGCGCGGCGGCCGTGCAGCGTGATGCCGATGCGGCCGCGCCGTTCCTGTCGATGCAGCAGGCCGGCCGGCGCGGAATGATGAGCCCGCTCGACCTCGACGTGCGGCCCGGCGAAATCGTGGGGCTGGCCGGGCTGCTCGGCTCCGGGCGCACGGAAACCGCGCGGCTCGCGTTCGCGGCCGAGCGCACCGACACCGGCGCGATCGAGATCGACGGTGCGCGCAAGCGTCTCGCGTCGCCGCACGATGCCGTGCGCAACGGGATCGCGTATTGCCCGGAGGATCGCAAGAAGGAAGGGATCGTCGCGGCGTTGTCGATCCGCGAGAACATCGTCCTCGCGCTGCAGGCACGGCGCGGCTGGTGGCGGCTGATCGGCCGCGCGCGCCAGCGCGAACTCGCCGAGACATACATCGCGCGGCTCGGCATCAAGGCGCGCGACGCGGAGCAGCCGATCGGGCTGCTGTCCGGCGGCAACCAGCAGAAGGTGCTGCTCGCGCGCTGGCTCGCGACGGAGCCGAAGCTGCTGATCCTCGACGAGCCGACGCGCGGCATCGACGTCGCCGCGAAATTCGACATCATGGAGCGCGTGCTCGCGCTGTGCGCGCAGGGGCTCGCGATCCTGTTCATCTCGTCGGAGATCAGCGAAGTGGTGCGCGTGAGCCACCGGATCGCGGTGCTGCGCGATCGCCGCAAGGTCGCCGAACTGACCGGTGCCGAGGCGTCGGAGGAACACGTGTATCAACTGATCGCGGGAGGCCGGTCATGA
- a CDS encoding ABC transporter substrate-binding protein: MTFIRKLTAGALVAAATVFASGAHAQQKPITLGFSQVGAESAWRTANTVSVKSAAKDAGINLKFSDAQQKQENQIRAIRSFIAQKVDVIAFSPVVESGWEPVLTEAKAAHIPVILTDRGVDVKDPSLYVTMIGSDFLEEGRRAGHWMEERYKNDAGPINIVELQGTVGSAPANDRRAGLLEVIKNNPKFKVIASQSGDFTLAGGKQVMEAFAKTYGKQINVVYAHNDDMALGAIQAMEEAGIKPGKDVSVVSFDATKGGFQAMVAGKINVDVECSPLLGPQLMTAVKDVVAGKQLPKRIVTNETVFPMSVAAQVLPTRKY; this comes from the coding sequence ATGACATTCATCAGGAAGCTGACGGCCGGTGCGCTCGTCGCCGCGGCGACGGTATTCGCGTCGGGCGCGCACGCGCAGCAAAAGCCGATCACGCTCGGGTTTTCGCAGGTCGGCGCGGAGAGCGCCTGGCGCACCGCGAACACCGTGTCGGTGAAGAGCGCGGCGAAGGACGCCGGCATCAACCTGAAATTCTCGGACGCGCAGCAGAAGCAGGAAAACCAGATTCGCGCGATCCGCTCGTTCATCGCGCAGAAGGTCGACGTGATCGCGTTCTCGCCGGTCGTGGAGTCGGGCTGGGAGCCGGTGCTGACCGAAGCGAAGGCGGCCCATATCCCGGTGATCCTGACCGATCGCGGCGTCGACGTGAAGGATCCGTCGCTGTACGTGACGATGATCGGTTCCGACTTCCTCGAGGAAGGGCGACGCGCCGGCCACTGGATGGAAGAGCGCTACAAGAACGATGCGGGCCCGATCAACATCGTCGAGCTGCAGGGCACGGTCGGCTCCGCGCCGGCCAACGACCGCCGCGCGGGTCTGCTCGAGGTGATCAAGAACAATCCGAAGTTCAAGGTGATCGCGTCGCAAAGCGGCGACTTCACGCTCGCCGGCGGCAAGCAGGTGATGGAAGCGTTCGCGAAGACCTACGGCAAGCAGATCAACGTCGTCTACGCGCACAACGACGACATGGCGCTCGGCGCGATCCAGGCGATGGAGGAGGCCGGCATCAAGCCGGGCAAGGACGTGAGCGTCGTGTCGTTCGACGCGACCAAGGGCGGATTCCAGGCGATGGTGGCCGGCAAGATCAACGTCGACGTCGAATGCAGCCCGCTGCTCGGCCCGCAACTGATGACCGCGGTGAAGGACGTCGTCGCCGGCAAGCAGCTGCCGAAGCGCATCGTCACGAACGAGACGGTGTTCCCGATGAGCGTTGCGGCGCAAGTGCTGCCGACCCGCAAGTACTGA
- a CDS encoding DNA topoisomerase IB → MPAAHEPQSPHWDKPLRHVDDRRPGYTRRRLRHGFAYYTQDGVRIRDPDEIARIDALAIPPAYTDVWICMDPRGHLQATGRDARGRKQYRYHPQWRETRDANKYARMAAFARALPRIRKRVAHDLALPGMPRDKIVATIVRLLDTTLARIGNAEYARENASYGLTTLRKRHVTIRPGQVRLRYTGKSGIEHDVTVEDPRVGRIVRRCAELPGHELFQYVDDDGARHSIGSSDVNDYLREAAGAEFTAKDYRTWAGSVQALALLRRVPHEDVTHARKQIVETVRAVADILRNTPAVCRRCYIHPAVLDAFEAGMLAALEVHRSPRGLRADEAAFAALLEQAARPARINPDCARSETARDGRP, encoded by the coding sequence ATGCCCGCCGCGCATGAACCGCAATCGCCGCACTGGGATAAGCCGCTGCGCCATGTCGACGACCGGCGCCCCGGCTATACGCGCCGGCGGTTGCGCCACGGCTTCGCGTACTACACGCAGGACGGCGTCCGGATCCGCGACCCCGACGAAATCGCCCGCATCGATGCGCTCGCGATTCCGCCTGCGTATACCGACGTCTGGATCTGCATGGACCCGCGCGGCCACTTGCAGGCGACGGGGCGCGATGCGCGCGGGCGCAAGCAGTATCGCTATCACCCGCAATGGCGCGAGACGCGCGACGCGAACAAGTACGCGCGGATGGCAGCCTTCGCCCGCGCGCTGCCGCGCATCCGCAAGCGTGTCGCGCACGATCTGGCACTGCCCGGGATGCCGCGCGACAAGATCGTCGCGACGATCGTCCGGCTGCTCGACACGACGCTCGCGCGGATCGGCAACGCCGAGTACGCGCGCGAAAACGCGTCGTACGGGCTGACGACGCTGCGCAAACGGCACGTGACCATCCGGCCGGGACAGGTTCGCCTGCGCTACACGGGCAAGAGCGGCATCGAGCATGACGTGACCGTGGAAGACCCGCGCGTCGGACGGATCGTGCGGCGCTGTGCGGAGCTGCCCGGGCACGAATTGTTCCAGTATGTGGACGACGACGGCGCACGTCATTCGATCGGCTCGTCCGACGTGAACGACTATCTGCGCGAAGCAGCAGGCGCGGAGTTCACCGCGAAGGATTACCGGACATGGGCGGGCAGCGTGCAGGCGCTGGCATTGCTGCGACGCGTCCCGCATGAGGATGTCACGCATGCGCGCAAGCAGATCGTCGAAACGGTGCGGGCCGTCGCCGACATATTGCGCAACACGCCGGCCGTGTGCCGGCGCTGCTACATCCACCCGGCCGTGCTCGATGCGTTCGAAGCCGGGATGCTCGCGGCGCTCGAGGTGCACCGATCGCCGCGAGGGCTGCGCGCGGACGAAGCCGCGTTCGCCGCGTTGCTCGAGCAGGCGGCGCGCCCCGCTCGAATCAATCCGGATTGCGCCCGATCAGAAACCGCTCGCGACGGCCGCCCTTGA
- a CDS encoding H-NS histone family protein, translating into MSGYRELKAQADELMKRVEEARLAELEAVIQEIRTRVAEYGLTASQIFGRHGRAAKTTSRKSASAPRYRDPKTGATWSGRGREPGWIKGGRRERFLIGRNPD; encoded by the coding sequence ATGTCCGGTTATCGCGAATTGAAGGCGCAAGCCGATGAATTGATGAAGCGTGTCGAGGAAGCCCGGCTCGCCGAACTCGAGGCCGTCATTCAGGAGATTCGCACCCGGGTCGCCGAGTACGGCCTGACCGCCAGCCAGATCTTCGGCCGCCACGGCCGCGCCGCGAAAACGACGTCGCGCAAGAGCGCATCGGCGCCCCGGTATCGCGATCCGAAGACCGGCGCGACCTGGAGCGGACGCGGCCGGGAGCCGGGGTGGATCAAGGGCGGCCGTCGCGAGCGGTTTCTGATCGGGCGCAATCCGGATTGA
- a CDS encoding flagellar transcriptional regulator FlhD yields MTGHGDIFDAIAEFNRAYLALAQRILRIDFEQGKRQLGISDEMAASIDALTPDQIDELAARGELVCEFRAENAPGRA; encoded by the coding sequence ATGACCGGACACGGCGACATCTTCGATGCAATCGCGGAATTCAACCGCGCATATCTCGCGCTCGCGCAGCGCATCTTGCGTATCGACTTTGAACAGGGCAAGCGGCAATTGGGCATTTCGGATGAAATGGCCGCATCGATCGACGCGTTGACGCCGGATCAGATCGACGAACTTGCGGCCCGCGGCGAACTGGTGTGTGAATTTCGCGCCGAAAACGCGCCGGGCCGTGCGTGA
- the galU gene encoding UTP--glucose-1-phosphate uridylyltransferase GalU, producing the protein MMKVTKAVFPVAGLGTRFLPATKASPKEMLPVVDKPLIQYAVEEAIDAGITEMIFVTGRSKRAIEDHFDKSYEIEAELKARGKEKLLSLVRSIKPSHVDCFYVRQAEALGLGHAVLCAEKLVGDQPFAVILADDLLDGPRPVLRQMIDVFDHYHASVIGVEEIAPEASKSYGVIEGKRWEDNLFKLSGIVEKPEPAKAPSNFGVVGRYVLKPKVFEHLRALRPGAGGELQLTDAIQSLLSDEQVLAHRYDGTRFDCGSKLGYLKATVEFALRHPEVAADFESYLATRMSALLAA; encoded by the coding sequence ATGATGAAAGTGACGAAAGCCGTATTTCCGGTCGCGGGTCTCGGCACGCGGTTTCTGCCCGCGACCAAGGCCAGCCCGAAAGAAATGCTGCCGGTCGTGGACAAGCCGCTGATTCAATACGCGGTCGAGGAGGCGATCGACGCGGGCATCACCGAGATGATTTTCGTGACCGGCCGCAGCAAGCGCGCGATCGAAGACCACTTCGACAAGTCCTACGAGATCGAAGCCGAGCTCAAGGCGCGCGGCAAGGAAAAGCTGCTGTCGCTGGTACGCAGCATCAAGCCGAGTCACGTCGACTGCTTCTACGTGCGCCAGGCCGAAGCGCTGGGGCTCGGCCATGCCGTGCTGTGCGCGGAGAAGCTGGTCGGCGACCAGCCGTTCGCGGTGATCCTCGCCGACGATCTGCTCGACGGCCCGAGGCCCGTGCTGCGCCAGATGATCGACGTGTTCGATCACTATCACGCGTCGGTGATCGGCGTGGAGGAAATCGCGCCCGAGGCGTCGAAGTCGTACGGCGTGATCGAAGGCAAGCGTTGGGAGGACAACCTGTTCAAGCTGTCCGGGATCGTCGAGAAACCCGAGCCGGCGAAGGCACCGTCGAATTTCGGCGTGGTGGGCCGCTACGTGCTGAAGCCGAAGGTGTTCGAACATCTGCGCGCATTGCGTCCAGGCGCCGGCGGCGAACTGCAGCTGACGGACGCGATCCAGTCGCTGCTCTCGGACGAGCAGGTGCTCGCCCATCGCTACGACGGCACGCGCTTCGATTGCGGCAGCAAGCTCGGGTACCTGAAGGCGACGGTCGAGTTCGCGCTGCGGCATCCGGAAGTGGCTGCGGATTTCGAAAGCTATCTGGCCACGCGCATGTCGGCGCTGCTGGCCGCCTGA
- a CDS encoding phosphatase PAP2 family protein has translation MWTAVSDLGDAAMTLPLAAVCVAWLSRSTAGRHHAASWALMLAAGMALVGTTKMLYAGCGLQIRAIDFRVISGHTMLASAVWPMTCMLALSGGVRLRASTALSFGLALGALIGVARVFDDAHTPSEVVAGWLVGSTVALGFAWRNGAPRIDARYRALVAGSLLAVSAVAYGRHAPIQAAIEMYSPFLCGRFALPP, from the coding sequence ATGTGGACGGCCGTCAGCGATCTCGGCGACGCGGCGATGACGTTGCCGCTTGCCGCCGTGTGCGTCGCCTGGCTCTCGCGCTCGACGGCCGGGCGGCATCATGCGGCGTCATGGGCGCTGATGCTCGCAGCGGGCATGGCGCTGGTCGGCACCACCAAGATGTTGTACGCAGGCTGCGGGCTCCAGATCCGCGCGATCGATTTCCGCGTGATCAGCGGCCATACGATGCTTGCGTCGGCGGTCTGGCCGATGACATGCATGCTGGCGCTGAGCGGCGGCGTGCGACTGCGGGCTAGCACGGCGCTGTCGTTCGGGCTCGCGCTCGGCGCGCTGATCGGCGTCGCGCGCGTGTTCGACGACGCACACACGCCGTCGGAAGTCGTCGCCGGCTGGCTCGTCGGCTCGACGGTCGCGCTGGGATTCGCGTGGCGGAACGGCGCGCCGCGCATCGACGCGCGGTATCGCGCGCTCGTCGCCGGCTCGCTGCTGGCCGTGTCGGCCGTCGCGTATGGCCGTCATGCGCCGATTCAGGCGGCGATCGAAATGTATTCGCCGTTTTTGTGCGGGCGGTTCGCGCTGCCGCCATGA
- a CDS encoding sialidase family protein: protein MGCATMTAGAEAVPAPPGEVIAHSRAATRVYLGSPSLAVLPNGDYVASFDTFGSASAQNRVSVFTSHDKGATWSRLGDVPDQYWSSLFVLNGALYLMGTNRSMGTPTIRRSDDGGATWTTPVDASTGLLPYRGRFITGPVPILVDRGRVWRAYESVEDGDLRALVMSAPVDRDLLDARNWRVSTHLPSDKRWLDGRFQSWEEGNVVGRPGTTPAVMLRVNTENGPEKAALVATNDDGRTLSFDPARDFVDLPGAGKKFTIRFDPQSQQYWTITNAVPKSVGRMNLERVRNTLVLLSSPDLRQWTARRVLVQHADTKRHGFQYVDWQFDGSDLVAVLRVAFDDPEGGATSQHDSNFVTFLRVRRFRQDATSSALTQSLQ, encoded by the coding sequence ATGGGCTGCGCAACGATGACGGCAGGCGCGGAGGCCGTCCCCGCGCCGCCCGGCGAGGTGATTGCGCATAGCCGCGCGGCGACGCGCGTGTATCTCGGCTCGCCGTCGCTGGCCGTGCTGCCGAACGGCGACTACGTCGCGAGCTTCGATACGTTCGGCTCCGCCTCGGCGCAAAACCGGGTGTCCGTGTTCACGTCGCACGACAAAGGCGCAACGTGGTCGCGGCTCGGCGACGTGCCGGACCAGTACTGGTCGTCGCTGTTCGTGCTCAACGGCGCACTGTACCTGATGGGCACCAACCGCTCGATGGGCACGCCGACGATTCGCCGTTCCGACGACGGCGGCGCGACGTGGACCACGCCGGTCGACGCGTCGACCGGGCTGCTGCCATATCGTGGGCGCTTCATCACCGGGCCGGTGCCGATCCTCGTCGATCGCGGACGCGTCTGGCGCGCGTACGAAAGCGTCGAGGACGGCGACCTGCGCGCGCTGGTGATGTCCGCGCCCGTCGATCGCGATTTACTCGACGCGCGCAACTGGCGTGTGTCCACGCATCTGCCGTCGGACAAGCGTTGGCTCGACGGCAGGTTCCAGTCGTGGGAAGAAGGCAACGTGGTCGGCAGGCCGGGTACGACGCCGGCCGTCATGCTGCGCGTGAACACCGAGAACGGCCCCGAGAAGGCCGCGCTGGTGGCAACGAACGACGACGGCCGCACGCTGTCGTTCGACCCTGCGCGCGATTTCGTCGACCTGCCGGGCGCCGGCAAGAAGTTCACGATTCGCTTTGATCCGCAGTCGCAGCAATACTGGACGATCACGAACGCAGTCCCGAAAAGCGTGGGACGGATGAACCTCGAGCGCGTCCGCAATACGCTTGTGCTCCTGTCGTCGCCGGATCTTCGGCAGTGGACGGCGCGGCGCGTGCTGGTACAGCACGCCGACACGAAACGGCACGGTTTCCAGTACGTTGACTGGCAATTCGACGGCAGCGATCTCGTCGCGGTCCTGCGTGTCGCGTTCGACGACCCGGAAGGTGGTGCCACAAGCCAGCACGATTCGAATTTCGTCACGTTCCTGCGGGTGCGTCGGTTCCGCCAGGACGCCACGTCGAGTGCATTGACGCAAAGCCTCCAATAG
- a CDS encoding KpsF/GutQ family sugar-phosphate isomerase codes for MMRQNHIESARQVFEIESRALAGVAARLDANFEEAVEIILASSGRVVVCGMGKSGIVGRKIAATLSSTGTPAFFMHPGEAYHGDLGMVTPDDTFLAISNSGETDEVIKLIPFLRSNGNDLIALTGNPASTLASAARIHLDIGVEREACPLQLAPTASTTATLAMGDALAVTLMRARGFQPEHFARFHPGGSLGRRLLSTVDDEMARGNLPFVTEDMSTLDVLDAMTRGRLGLAIVRRDTGWGIVTDGDIRRAIERHGDGVLRRTAADMMSIEPSTVRPGTRVEDALLLMQQQRIGALLVVDGGDVVGVFKK; via the coding sequence ATGATGCGACAGAACCACATTGAATCCGCCCGGCAGGTCTTCGAGATCGAGTCGCGGGCATTGGCCGGCGTGGCCGCGCGGCTCGACGCGAATTTCGAGGAAGCCGTCGAGATCATCCTCGCGTCGAGCGGACGCGTCGTCGTGTGCGGCATGGGCAAGTCCGGCATCGTCGGCAGGAAGATCGCCGCGACGCTGTCGAGCACCGGCACGCCCGCCTTCTTCATGCATCCGGGCGAGGCCTATCACGGCGATCTCGGCATGGTGACGCCGGACGACACGTTTCTCGCGATCTCGAATTCGGGCGAAACGGACGAGGTGATCAAGCTGATTCCGTTCCTGCGCAGCAACGGCAACGATCTGATCGCGCTGACCGGCAATCCTGCATCGACGCTCGCGAGCGCCGCGCGGATCCATCTCGACATCGGCGTCGAACGCGAGGCGTGCCCGCTGCAGCTCGCGCCGACGGCGTCGACGACGGCGACGCTCGCGATGGGCGATGCGCTGGCGGTCACGCTGATGCGGGCGCGCGGCTTCCAGCCGGAACACTTCGCGCGCTTCCATCCGGGTGGCTCGCTCGGCCGTCGGCTGCTGTCGACGGTCGACGACGAAATGGCGCGCGGAAACCTGCCGTTCGTGACGGAGGACATGTCGACGCTCGACGTGCTGGACGCGATGACGCGCGGCCGGCTTGGGCTCGCGATCGTGAGGCGCGACACCGGCTGGGGCATCGTGACCGATGGCGATATCCGCCGCGCGATCGAGCGGCACGGCGACGGTGTGCTGCGGCGAACGGCGGCCGACATGATGTCGATCGAGCCGTCGACGGTACGGCCTGGCACGCGCGTCGAGGATGCGTTGCTGCTGATGCAGCAGCAGCGCATCGGTGCGTTGTTGGTGGTTGACGGCGGCGACGTCGTCGGCGTGTTCAAGAAGTGA
- the kdsB gene encoding 3-deoxy-manno-octulosonate cytidylyltransferase produces the protein MTSFNNRRRVRVVIPARYGSTRLPGKPLVDLDGEPMIVRVHARVRRALPDTDIVVAIDDVRIADALDARGIRFAMTDAGHASGTDRAAEVARMFGWPGTDAVLNVQGDEPLVPTALLKAFAGFCRDAPDLGVATAACPIGDAALLEEPAIVKLVTDHRGRALYFSRAAIPFCRDGRPAGPDDSNGSTQRMFLRHIGLYGYVNATLQALASAAPCELEQLEKLEQLRALWLGMPIDVMRWPDVPPAGVDTPDDVARVVSLLKRQTHDATEPH, from the coding sequence ATGACATCGTTCAATAACAGGCGGCGCGTGCGCGTCGTGATTCCGGCGCGGTACGGCTCGACGCGATTGCCGGGCAAGCCGCTCGTCGATCTGGACGGCGAACCGATGATCGTTCGCGTGCACGCGCGCGTGCGCCGCGCGTTGCCCGATACCGACATCGTCGTCGCGATCGACGACGTACGCATCGCCGATGCGCTCGACGCGCGCGGCATCCGCTTCGCAATGACGGATGCCGGTCACGCGTCCGGCACCGACCGCGCGGCGGAAGTCGCGCGCATGTTCGGCTGGCCGGGCACCGATGCGGTGCTCAACGTGCAGGGCGACGAACCGCTCGTGCCGACCGCGCTCCTGAAGGCGTTCGCAGGCTTCTGCCGCGATGCGCCGGACCTCGGGGTCGCGACGGCCGCTTGCCCGATCGGGGATGCTGCTCTGCTCGAGGAGCCGGCCATCGTCAAGCTCGTCACCGACCACCGGGGCCGCGCACTGTACTTCTCGCGCGCGGCGATCCCGTTCTGTCGCGATGGACGGCCGGCGGGCCCGGACGATTCGAATGGATCGACTCAACGCATGTTCCTGCGGCACATCGGCCTGTACGGCTACGTGAACGCGACCCTGCAGGCGCTGGCGAGCGCCGCGCCGTGCGAGCTCGAGCAGCTGGAGAAGCTCGAGCAGTTGCGCGCGCTCTGGCTCGGCATGCCGATCGACGTGATGCGCTGGCCCGATGTGCCGCCCGCCGGCGTCGATACGCCCGACGACGTCGCCCGTGTCGTCTCCCTTCTCAAACGGCAAACCCATGATGCGACAGAACCACATTGA
- a CDS encoding KdsC family phosphatase → MYRGPVRLVLFDVDGVLTDGLLHVTAEGEFMKSFHAHDGVAVALLRAHGIRTGILSGKHSGALAWRATQLGVDVLVSGCDDKGAGYADIKARQRVDDHEIAYVGDDVNDLAVIERVGVSYAPADAHRLVRARVDHVARTAGGRGVAREVAEHLLTDAGLSLDDAYRPLLEQWSGHDIVQ, encoded by the coding sequence ATGTATCGCGGGCCGGTGCGGCTGGTGCTGTTCGACGTCGACGGCGTGTTGACCGACGGCCTGCTGCACGTCACGGCCGAAGGCGAGTTCATGAAGAGCTTTCACGCGCACGACGGTGTCGCGGTCGCGCTGCTGCGCGCGCACGGGATCCGTACCGGCATCCTGTCGGGCAAGCACAGCGGCGCGCTGGCGTGGCGCGCGACGCAGCTCGGCGTCGACGTGCTCGTCAGCGGCTGCGACGACAAGGGTGCCGGCTACGCGGACATCAAGGCGCGGCAACGGGTCGACGATCACGAGATCGCCTATGTCGGCGACGACGTGAACGATCTCGCGGTCATCGAGCGCGTCGGCGTGTCGTATGCGCCAGCCGATGCGCATCGGTTGGTCCGCGCGCGCGTCGACCACGTCGCGCGCACGGCCGGCGGCCGGGGTGTCGCGCGCGAGGTGGCCGAGCATCTGTTGACCGATGCCGGGCTGTCGCTCGACGACGCGTACCGGCCGTTGCTCGAACAATGGAGCGGTCATGACATCGTTCAATAA
- the kdsA gene encoding 3-deoxy-8-phosphooctulonate synthase, whose translation MNVTITPDVTVGNNLPFVLFGGLNVLESLDFTLDVCNTFVEVTRRLGIPLVFKASFDKANRSSIHSYRGVGFDEGLRIFGEVKRRFGVPVITDVHEVWQAAPVSQVVDVLQVPAFLARQTDLVVAIAQTGNAINIKKPQFMSPTQIEHVVSKCREAGNDRVILCERGASFGYDNLVVDMLGFRQMRDATGDCPVIFDVTHSLQMRDPRGAASGGRRRQVLDLARAGMAVGLAGLFLEAHPDPDRARCDGPSALPLALLDAFLQQVKAVDDLVKRLPPLDIR comes from the coding sequence ATGAATGTCACCATCACGCCGGACGTCACCGTCGGCAACAACCTGCCGTTCGTGCTCTTCGGCGGCCTCAACGTGCTCGAAAGCCTCGACTTCACGCTCGACGTCTGCAATACGTTCGTCGAGGTTACGCGCCGTCTCGGCATTCCGCTGGTGTTCAAGGCGTCGTTCGACAAGGCCAACCGTTCGTCGATCCATTCGTATCGCGGCGTCGGATTCGACGAGGGGCTGAGGATTTTCGGCGAGGTCAAGCGCCGGTTCGGCGTGCCCGTGATCACCGACGTGCATGAAGTGTGGCAGGCCGCACCGGTCTCGCAGGTCGTCGACGTGCTTCAGGTGCCGGCGTTCCTCGCACGCCAGACGGACCTTGTGGTCGCGATCGCGCAAACCGGCAATGCGATCAACATCAAGAAGCCGCAGTTCATGAGCCCGACGCAGATCGAGCACGTCGTGTCGAAGTGCCGCGAAGCCGGCAACGACCGGGTGATCCTGTGCGAGCGCGGCGCGTCGTTTGGTTATGACAATCTCGTCGTCGACATGCTGGGCTTTCGCCAAATGCGCGACGCGACTGGCGACTGCCCGGTGATCTTCGACGTCACGCACAGCCTGCAGATGCGCGATCCGCGCGGCGCCGCGTCGGGCGGCCGGCGGCGGCAGGTGCTCGATCTCGCGCGTGCCGGGATGGCGGTCGGGCTGGCCGGGCTGTTCCTCGAAGCGCATCCCGATCCCGATCGCGCGCGCTGCGACGGGCCGAGCGCGCTTCCGCTCGCGCTGCTCGACGCGTTCCTGCAGCAGGTGAAGGCGGTGGACGATCTGGTCAAGCGGCTGCCGCCGCTCGATATCCGGTGA